One Deltaproteobacteria bacterium DNA segment encodes these proteins:
- a CDS encoding ABC transporter permease — MLLYVIRRLLQTVPLLLVISALIFSLLQLMPGDPLYRMLEGIPNLRPQDYDRLRKLYGFDDPIVVQYGKWLWQLLQLNPGYSREYGQPVIDIILPALKNTLILTISAVIIGKLIAIALGIFSAVRQYSFGDYFLTATTFVAYSVPAFWLGLMLIVVFSVKLGWLPTSGIVNSELTPGTWEATWDWIKHLILPVAVLAISEIIQVQRFMRSSLLEVLRQDYLTTARAKGLSESAVIGRHALKNGLIPVVTIIAVTMPRVVGGSTVVETVFAYPGMGRLLYTSIMGNDYVVAMTVVMIIAATVVFFNLLADVIYGWLDPRIRYHS, encoded by the coding sequence CCGTGCCGCTGCTGCTGGTCATATCGGCGCTGATTTTTTCTTTGCTTCAACTGATGCCCGGCGATCCGCTCTATCGGATGCTCGAAGGCATTCCCAACTTGCGGCCGCAGGACTATGATCGGCTGCGCAAGCTCTACGGTTTTGACGATCCGATTGTCGTGCAATACGGCAAATGGCTTTGGCAGTTGCTGCAGTTGAATCCGGGATACTCGCGCGAGTATGGCCAGCCGGTCATCGATATCATCTTACCGGCGCTCAAGAATACTTTGATCTTGACGATTTCGGCGGTGATCATCGGCAAGCTGATCGCCATCGCGCTCGGTATCTTCTCCGCGGTGCGGCAATATTCATTCGGCGATTATTTTTTGACCGCCACCACATTTGTGGCCTATTCGGTGCCAGCATTTTGGCTCGGCTTGATGTTGATCGTGGTGTTCTCGGTCAAGCTGGGCTGGCTGCCGACGTCGGGCATCGTCAACAGCGAGCTTACGCCCGGCACCTGGGAGGCAACCTGGGATTGGATCAAGCATCTGATCCTGCCGGTGGCCGTGTTGGCGATCTCGGAAATTATCCAGGTGCAGCGCTTCATGCGTTCGAGTCTGCTCGAAGTCTTGCGCCAGGATTATTTGACGACAGCGCGTGCCAAAGGATTGAGCGAGAGCGCGGTGATCGGGCGCCATGCGTTAAAGAACGGGTTGATCCCGGTGGTGACGATTATTGCCGTTACTATGCCGCGGGTGGTCGGCGGTTCCACGGTAGTCGAGACGGTCTTTGCCTATCCCGGCATGGGCCGGCTGCTCTATACGTCAATCATGGGCAACGACTACGTGGTCGCGATGACCGTGGTGATGATCATCGCCGCGACGGTGGTGTTTTTTAACCTGCTGGCCGACGTGATTTACGGCTGGCTCGACCCGCGCATTAGATACCACAGTTGA